The following coding sequences are from one Thiohalorhabdus sp. Cl-TMA window:
- the ccoP gene encoding cytochrome-c oxidase, cbb3-type subunit III, with amino-acid sequence MASNEKNQVQTTGHTWDGDLAEYNNPLPQWWVWVFYATVVFAVVYWILYPAWPMGGGYTQGVLDYSKRARLNEAMSQEALKEKYPQRFEALNKISKMSPATILGDSDLMNFVNSSGKVLFGDNCAPCHGSGGQGVIGHYPNLADSAWLYGGTPADIKQTIVQGRNGYMPAHGDKLSKQEIEAVAMYEGSLAGEEWADDPQKVAQGKEIFHGSQAACYACHGKDGKGKEALGAPNLTDAIWFYGGEKSAVIETLTYGRDGKMPSWGDRLTENQIKILTAYVHSLGGGE; translated from the coding sequence CCAGACCACCGGTCATACCTGGGACGGGGACCTGGCGGAGTACAACAACCCCCTTCCCCAGTGGTGGGTCTGGGTGTTCTACGCGACGGTGGTCTTTGCCGTCGTCTACTGGATTCTCTATCCCGCCTGGCCCATGGGCGGGGGCTATACGCAGGGTGTGCTGGACTATTCCAAGCGGGCCCGGCTGAACGAGGCCATGTCCCAAGAGGCCTTGAAGGAAAAGTATCCGCAGCGTTTCGAGGCGCTGAACAAGATCTCCAAGATGAGCCCCGCGACCATTCTCGGGGATTCGGACCTCATGAACTTCGTGAACTCTTCCGGCAAGGTGCTGTTCGGCGATAACTGTGCCCCCTGCCACGGTTCCGGCGGCCAGGGAGTGATCGGCCATTACCCCAACCTGGCGGACAGCGCCTGGCTCTACGGCGGCACACCGGCCGACATTAAGCAGACCATCGTTCAGGGCCGGAACGGTTACATGCCCGCCCACGGTGATAAGCTCTCCAAGCAGGAGATCGAGGCGGTGGCCATGTACGAGGGCAGCCTCGCCGGGGAAGAATGGGCCGACGACCCGCAGAAGGTGGCGCAGGGCAAGGAGATCTTCCACGGCAGCCAGGCCGCCTGTTACGCCTGCCACGGCAAGGACGGCAAGGGAAAGGAAGCCTTGGGCGCCCCGAACCTAACCGACGCTATCTGGTTCTACGGTGGTGAAAAGAGTGCGGTCATCGAGACCCTCACCTACGGCCGGGACGGCAAGATGCCGAGCTGGGGGGACCGGCTTACGGAGAACCAGATAAAGATCCTCACCGCCTACGTGCATTCCTTGGGCGGGGGTGAGTGA
- the ccoG gene encoding cytochrome c oxidase accessory protein CcoG: protein MAEQTEGLYAAHEKVYPQAVRGFFRRMKTTILLVAYAVYFLLPYVRWENRQAVLFDIPGRQFFLFGLRVAPEDIIWLSGLLFIAAVALFFVTSLAGRVFCGYFCFQTLWSDVFLWIEEKVEGGRSRRLRLDKQPLSADKALKKGIKHSLWLAVALLTGITFTLYFADAYQLWYQYLTFQAPLPALFTAGLLTATTYTMAGLAREQVCTYMCPYARFQGAMFDRDTLIVAYDPSRGERSQGRQPPKRGERYEERVAAGKGDCIDCGYCVKVCPTGIDIREGQQYQCITCGLCIDACDTIMESQGFPKGLIRYTSENELEGGKTHLLRPKILGYAVILLAAIGVLAYSIANQSMMDLNVAKVRNPTYILEPDGRIKNVYELRVNNKAQEVRRYRVSMQGLPAAEYEIQGGFREFSVDPGENQTVRAYVWVDPDDLKGPRSHFSFRAERIDVPSGKETEASEATAMFYTPEQYL from the coding sequence ATGGCCGAGCAAACCGAAGGACTCTACGCGGCGCACGAGAAGGTGTATCCGCAAGCGGTCCGAGGGTTCTTCCGCCGCATGAAGACCACGATCCTGTTGGTGGCCTATGCGGTGTATTTCCTCCTTCCCTATGTGCGCTGGGAAAACCGGCAGGCCGTTCTTTTCGATATCCCAGGGCGCCAGTTCTTCCTCTTCGGGCTCCGGGTCGCCCCGGAAGACATCATCTGGCTTTCGGGCCTGCTGTTCATCGCCGCGGTGGCCCTCTTTTTCGTGACCAGCCTAGCGGGACGGGTATTCTGCGGCTACTTCTGCTTCCAGACGCTCTGGTCCGACGTATTCCTATGGATCGAGGAAAAGGTGGAAGGCGGCCGGAGCCGCCGCCTACGGCTGGATAAGCAGCCATTGAGCGCGGACAAGGCGCTGAAGAAGGGAATCAAGCACAGCCTTTGGCTCGCGGTCGCGCTCCTGACCGGTATCACGTTTACCCTGTACTTCGCCGACGCCTACCAGCTCTGGTACCAGTACCTGACCTTTCAGGCGCCTCTTCCGGCCCTGTTCACCGCCGGGCTGTTGACGGCGACGACCTATACCATGGCGGGTCTGGCGCGCGAGCAGGTGTGTACTTACATGTGCCCCTATGCGCGCTTCCAGGGAGCCATGTTCGATCGGGACACCCTGATCGTGGCCTACGACCCTTCACGGGGCGAGCGCTCCCAGGGCCGCCAACCACCCAAGCGGGGGGAGCGCTACGAGGAGCGAGTGGCCGCCGGAAAGGGCGACTGCATCGATTGCGGATACTGCGTGAAGGTATGCCCTACGGGCATCGATATCCGGGAAGGCCAGCAGTACCAGTGCATTACCTGCGGGCTGTGCATCGATGCCTGCGACACCATCATGGAGAGCCAGGGCTTCCCCAAGGGCCTGATTCGCTACACCTCGGAGAACGAGCTGGAAGGAGGCAAGACGCACCTGTTACGCCCGAAGATACTGGGGTATGCGGTGATCCTGCTGGCGGCCATCGGGGTTCTTGCCTACAGCATCGCCAACCAGTCCATGATGGATCTCAACGTGGCCAAGGTGCGCAACCCCACCTATATCCTGGAGCCCGACGGTCGCATAAAGAATGTCTACGAGCTGCGGGTCAACAACAAGGCCCAGGAGGTCCGCCGCTACCGGGTATCCATGCAGGGCCTGCCGGCGGCCGAGTACGAGATCCAGGGCGGATTCCGCGAGTTTTCCGTCGACCCCGGCGAGAACCAGACCGTGCGTGCTTACGTGTGGGTGGACCCCGATGACCTGAAGGGCCCGCGCTCCCACTTCTCCTTCCGGGCCGAGCGCATTGACGTGCCGTCCGGGAAGGAAACGGAAGCCAGCGAGGCGACCGCCATGTTCTACACCCCGGAGCAATACCTGTAG
- a CDS encoding FixH family protein, translated as MRMEQAAPEHDAEARKTKRTIRLWILAGAVFATTVLGYSATMVYLAQRDYPGSVVNDYFENYKQFNEYADKLENQEELGWRVATSIDSLPMVGNQLDIEVWAEDDQGEPIVDGEVLVHFVRNVNSRGDRKVRLGALGDGRYFGRVTLPKPGNWTILTTIRDDGKAYKARRFLWVEESLE; from the coding sequence ATGCGCATGGAGCAGGCGGCCCCGGAGCACGATGCGGAAGCCCGGAAGACCAAGCGGACGATCAGGCTGTGGATCCTGGCGGGGGCCGTATTCGCCACCACCGTGCTGGGCTACAGCGCTACCATGGTCTACTTGGCGCAGCGGGATTATCCGGGTTCCGTAGTAAACGATTACTTCGAGAATTACAAGCAGTTCAACGAATACGCGGATAAGCTGGAAAATCAGGAGGAGCTGGGCTGGCGGGTAGCCACCAGCATCGACAGCCTCCCCATGGTGGGCAACCAGCTGGACATCGAGGTGTGGGCCGAGGATGACCAGGGCGAGCCCATCGTGGACGGCGAGGTCCTCGTGCACTTCGTCCGCAATGTGAATTCGCGGGGAGACCGAAAGGTCCGGCTGGGGGCGCTCGGGGATGGGCGCTATTTCGGTCGGGTGACGCTGCCCAAGCCGGGCAACTGGACGATCCTGACCACCATCCGGGACGATGGGAAAGCCTATAAGGCCCGCCGGTTCCTGTGGGTGGAGGAGTCCCTGGAGTGA
- a CDS encoding heavy metal translocating P-type ATPase → MSEAPAGCYHCGLPVPGNDPWRGTVGGAEVSFCCAGCRAVAEAIDRAGLTAYYQQRTAYPERPEEAVPEVLRDAGLYDREEVQESFVRQEAGIREASLILEGITCAACVWLNERQLQATQGVVDAQVNYTTHRARVRWDPDRISLSQILQRIAAIGYTAHPYDPERQEAALARERRDLLKRIGVAAMATVQLMMIAVGLYAADFYPIDERFLAFFRWISLALAVPVLTYSGRSFFAGAWSSLRRGQGSMDIPVALALGLTFSASAWATIIGRGDVYFETMAMFVLFLLTSRFLEMNARKRAAEANEELSRLVPTMARRLGADGRTEWVPVGALRSGDTVRVIPGETIPVDGTVTEGHSDINEAALTGEQTPVHRGPGEPVLGGTTNGEGPLLLAVERVGEETFVSGILRLLEDAQAGRPRIARKAEVAARWFVWGLLVTAILVGVAWWLHDPDRAFWVVVSLLIVTCPCALALATPTAVVVATGELSKRGVLSARGEALETLSGVTRVVFDKTGTLTRGRLRLRAWSGESGALDRAAALEQASEHPVAAALVEAGDGPEVAGVEGIENFPGRGVHGRVHGCRCWVGSYGWVAEMAGAPPEGLVRSAEEMATRGDTVVGLAGEAGWEGVFAVTDEVRPVAGETVRALAERGWTVSLVTGDSEAAAQALADGVGIEEVYAAQRPEDKLALVRAWQEQGEVVAVVGDGLNDGPVLAGADVSLAMGAGVQAARASADFILLSNRLERIPEIADIGEAVLENIRQNLSLSFGYNVLAVPLAALGWVAPWMAAILMPASSLLVVGNALRLRSLGRGRPRPNAGSPQMMAQETES, encoded by the coding sequence GTGAGCGAGGCCCCCGCGGGCTGCTACCACTGCGGCCTGCCGGTCCCCGGCAATGACCCGTGGCGGGGCACGGTGGGGGGCGCGGAGGTGTCCTTCTGCTGCGCCGGCTGCCGGGCGGTGGCGGAGGCCATCGACCGGGCCGGGCTGACGGCCTACTACCAGCAGCGAACGGCCTACCCCGAGCGCCCGGAGGAAGCGGTGCCGGAGGTGCTCCGCGATGCCGGTCTCTATGACCGGGAAGAGGTGCAGGAAAGCTTCGTGCGCCAGGAGGCGGGGATCCGCGAGGCCTCCCTGATCCTCGAGGGTATAACCTGCGCGGCGTGCGTCTGGCTCAACGAGCGCCAGCTCCAGGCCACCCAAGGGGTGGTGGACGCCCAGGTCAACTACACTACCCACCGGGCCCGGGTGCGCTGGGACCCCGATCGCATCAGCCTTTCCCAGATCCTGCAGCGGATCGCGGCCATCGGCTACACCGCCCATCCCTATGACCCCGAACGCCAGGAGGCCGCCCTGGCACGGGAGCGCCGCGATCTCCTGAAGCGCATCGGCGTGGCGGCCATGGCCACGGTCCAGTTGATGATGATCGCGGTGGGTCTCTACGCCGCGGACTTCTACCCCATCGACGAGCGGTTCCTGGCCTTTTTCCGCTGGATCTCCCTCGCCCTCGCCGTCCCCGTCCTCACCTATTCCGGCCGTTCCTTCTTCGCCGGAGCCTGGTCCAGCCTGCGCCGCGGTCAGGGCAGCATGGACATTCCGGTGGCCCTGGCTCTGGGGCTTACCTTCTCCGCATCGGCGTGGGCCACCATCATCGGCCGAGGGGATGTCTATTTCGAGACCATGGCCATGTTCGTACTGTTTCTCCTCACCAGCCGGTTCCTGGAGATGAACGCGCGCAAGCGCGCGGCGGAGGCCAACGAGGAGCTTTCCCGGCTCGTGCCGACCATGGCCCGCCGTCTGGGGGCGGATGGTCGGACGGAGTGGGTCCCGGTGGGAGCGCTGCGCAGCGGCGACACCGTGCGGGTAATTCCCGGCGAGACCATCCCCGTGGACGGAACCGTGACCGAGGGGCATTCAGATATCAACGAGGCGGCCCTGACCGGTGAGCAGACTCCGGTGCACCGGGGTCCGGGAGAGCCAGTGCTCGGCGGGACCACCAATGGCGAGGGCCCCTTGCTGCTCGCGGTGGAGCGAGTGGGCGAGGAGACCTTCGTCTCGGGGATACTGCGGCTTCTGGAGGACGCCCAGGCCGGTCGGCCCCGCATCGCCCGCAAAGCGGAGGTGGCGGCACGCTGGTTCGTCTGGGGCCTGCTGGTGACGGCCATCCTGGTGGGCGTGGCGTGGTGGCTCCACGATCCGGACCGGGCCTTCTGGGTAGTGGTATCGCTGCTCATCGTCACCTGCCCCTGCGCCCTGGCCTTGGCCACGCCCACCGCCGTGGTGGTGGCCACCGGAGAGCTGTCGAAGCGCGGGGTCCTGTCGGCCCGGGGAGAGGCCCTGGAAACCCTGTCCGGGGTCACCCGCGTAGTATTCGACAAGACGGGCACCCTCACCCGGGGTCGCCTACGATTGCGTGCCTGGTCGGGGGAATCGGGGGCCCTGGATCGGGCGGCCGCCCTTGAGCAGGCCTCCGAGCACCCGGTGGCCGCCGCCCTGGTGGAGGCCGGGGACGGTCCGGAGGTGGCGGGGGTGGAGGGAATCGAGAATTTTCCCGGGCGCGGGGTGCATGGACGCGTGCACGGGTGCCGGTGCTGGGTGGGCTCCTACGGCTGGGTGGCCGAAATGGCCGGCGCCCCACCGGAAGGGCTGGTCCGATCCGCCGAGGAGATGGCCACACGCGGCGACACCGTAGTGGGCCTGGCCGGGGAAGCAGGCTGGGAAGGGGTTTTCGCCGTCACCGACGAGGTGCGGCCCGTGGCCGGGGAAACCGTTCGGGCCCTCGCGGAGCGCGGCTGGACCGTCTCCCTGGTAACCGGCGACAGCGAGGCCGCCGCCCAGGCCCTTGCGGACGGGGTCGGCATCGAGGAAGTGTACGCTGCGCAACGGCCCGAGGATAAGCTGGCGCTGGTACGCGCCTGGCAGGAGCAGGGGGAAGTGGTGGCGGTGGTCGGGGACGGATTGAACGACGGGCCGGTTCTCGCCGGCGCGGACGTTTCCCTGGCCATGGGTGCGGGTGTTCAGGCCGCCCGCGCCTCGGCGGATTTTATCCTCCTTTCCAACCGCCTGGAGCGCATACCGGAGATCGCCGATATCGGTGAGGCCGTACTGGAAAACATCCGGCAGAACCTCTCCCTCTCCTTTGGATACAACGTCTTGGCGGTTCCGCTGGCCGCGCTGGGATGGGTTGCGCCCTGGATGGCGGCTATCCTGATGCCGGCCTCCAGCCTCCTGGTGGTGGGTAATGCGCTCCGCCTGCGATCCCTGGGCCGCGGCCGGCCTCGCCCGAACGCCGGCTCTCCGCAGATGATGGCCCAGGAAACGGAATCCTAG
- the ccoS gene encoding cbb3-type cytochrome oxidase assembly protein CcoS: METLFSLLPIVLGLVVLAVAALLWAIRSGQFDDLEGPAYRILHDDDDPRIPFNREQREAGEGEQENRADDGDEKGQSGT; encoded by the coding sequence ATGGAAACCCTGTTTTCTCTGCTGCCCATCGTCCTGGGCCTGGTGGTTTTGGCGGTGGCGGCGCTTCTGTGGGCGATCAGGAGCGGGCAGTTCGACGACCTGGAAGGCCCCGCCTACCGGATCCTCCACGACGACGACGATCCCCGTATTCCCTTCAACCGCGAGCAGCGGGAGGCCGGCGAGGGGGAACAGGAAAACCGGGCCGACGACGGGGATGAAAAGGGCCAATCCGGAACTTGA
- a CDS encoding class 1 fructose-bisphosphatase, which produces MDIGTTLTHFLLEEERKYHDASGDFTRLMSDLTTAIRTISSAVNRAGIEDVLGQAGATNVQGEDQKKLDVLANDLILQSMEAMGHVAGLASEEMEAPYAIPTGYPKGKYLLVFDPLDGSSNIDVNISVGTIFSILKAPRPGVDATVEDFLQAGAEQVAAGYTVYGGSTQFIYSTGQGVHAFTLDPHVGEFILANQDLKIPQETTEYAINASNRRFWEPAIQQYVQDCEEGKDGPCGKNFNMRWVGSMVADFHRILMRGGVFLYPRDLKKPEQPGKLRLLYEANPMGFLAEQAGGACTDGVRRMLDIQPESLHQRVPVVIGSKAEVERVKEYYERFGTA; this is translated from the coding sequence ATGGACATCGGCACTACGCTGACGCACTTCCTGCTGGAGGAAGAACGCAAGTACCACGACGCCTCCGGGGATTTCACCCGCCTGATGAGCGATCTGACCACCGCCATCCGCACCATTTCCAGCGCGGTGAATCGCGCCGGGATCGAGGATGTGCTGGGGCAGGCCGGGGCCACCAACGTACAGGGCGAGGATCAGAAGAAGCTGGATGTGCTGGCCAACGACCTCATCCTCCAGTCCATGGAGGCCATGGGCCATGTCGCTGGGCTCGCCTCCGAGGAGATGGAGGCCCCCTACGCCATCCCCACCGGATACCCCAAGGGCAAGTACCTGCTGGTCTTCGATCCCCTGGACGGCTCCAGCAACATCGACGTCAACATCAGCGTCGGCACCATCTTTTCCATCCTGAAGGCTCCCCGTCCCGGCGTGGACGCCACGGTGGAGGATTTTCTGCAGGCGGGAGCCGAACAGGTGGCCGCCGGCTATACCGTCTACGGGGGCTCCACCCAGTTCATCTACTCCACGGGCCAGGGGGTGCACGCCTTCACCCTGGACCCCCACGTGGGCGAGTTCATCCTGGCCAACCAGGACCTGAAGATCCCGCAGGAGACCACCGAGTACGCCATCAACGCCAGCAACCGGCGTTTCTGGGAACCGGCCATTCAGCAGTATGTACAGGACTGCGAGGAGGGCAAGGACGGTCCCTGCGGGAAGAACTTCAACATGCGCTGGGTGGGCTCCATGGTGGCCGACTTTCACCGGATCCTCATGCGGGGCGGCGTCTTCCTCTATCCGCGCGACCTGAAGAAGCCCGAACAGCCCGGCAAGCTGCGCCTGCTCTACGAGGCCAACCCCATGGGCTTCCTCGCCGAACAGGCAGGCGGCGCCTGCACCGACGGTGTCCGGCGGATGCTGGATATCCAGCCCGAGTCCCTGCACCAGCGGGTCCCGGTGGTCATCGGCTCCAAGGCCGAGGTGGAGCGGGTGAAGGAATATTACGAACGGTTCGGAACCGCCTAG
- a CDS encoding ATP-binding cassette domain-containing protein has translation MSGLLLEGVAQGPLQGVDLHLPAGQVGWLQGATGNGKSLLLYLAAGLILPERGRVLLDGAAPEPPRVAMAFQNPDYQLLASRTDADVALNARSPEGVERALEAAGCLPFRDRPPELLTPGQRRRAALAGVLAAEPVLALLDTPFAGMGAAEAARLWTECRPLLADRGSVVLITGEPPGAAVNDAIWEVEQWLRPTPDSASTNFP, from the coding sequence TTGAGCGGCCTGCTTTTGGAGGGCGTCGCGCAGGGCCCTCTGCAGGGGGTGGATCTCCACCTGCCAGCGGGCCAGGTGGGCTGGCTCCAGGGGGCCACCGGAAACGGCAAGAGCCTTCTGCTCTATCTGGCCGCCGGCTTGATACTGCCGGAACGAGGCCGGGTGCTTCTGGATGGGGCGGCCCCGGAGCCGCCCCGCGTCGCCATGGCTTTCCAGAACCCCGATTACCAGCTTCTTGCGTCGCGTACGGATGCGGACGTGGCCCTGAACGCCCGTTCTCCCGAAGGCGTCGAGCGAGCCCTGGAGGCAGCTGGATGCCTGCCTTTCCGGGACCGACCCCCGGAGCTCCTGACCCCCGGGCAGCGGCGTAGGGCCGCCCTCGCCGGCGTGCTTGCCGCAGAGCCTGTGCTGGCTCTGCTGGATACGCCTTTTGCCGGTATGGGCGCGGCCGAGGCCGCCAGACTCTGGACGGAGTGCCGTCCGCTGCTCGCGGATCGGGGCTCGGTCGTTCTGATCACCGGGGAACCTCCGGGAGCCGCCGTCAATGATGCCATCTGGGAGGTAGAGCAATGGCTTCGGCCCACACCGGACAGCGCGTCTACGAATTTCCCCTGA
- the coaE gene encoding dephospho-CoA kinase (Dephospho-CoA kinase (CoaE) performs the final step in coenzyme A biosynthesis.), with translation MLLVGLTGGIGSGKSSISRAFAGRGAHILDADQLAREVLAPGSEVLDEVAAELGGDILTESGDLDRARLAERIFDDSDARATLDGILHPRINELARRRAAAIGDRFPKAVVLYDAALLLESGAENLVDRVLVVDADPETQVRRAVARGDRDAGQVRAIMAAQWSRERRLRHADDRIDNDGDWAETLRQVEELMERYRRLAGADGAP, from the coding sequence ATGCTGCTGGTGGGACTGACCGGCGGGATCGGCTCCGGGAAGAGCTCCATTAGCCGGGCCTTTGCGGGGCGCGGCGCGCACATTCTCGATGCCGACCAGCTGGCCCGGGAGGTTCTGGCACCCGGCTCCGAGGTCCTGGACGAGGTGGCTGCGGAGCTGGGCGGCGACATCCTCACCGAATCCGGGGACCTGGACCGGGCCCGTCTCGCGGAGCGCATTTTCGATGATTCCGATGCCCGTGCCACCCTGGACGGCATTCTCCATCCGCGCATCAACGAGCTGGCCCGGCGCCGCGCCGCGGCCATCGGCGACCGCTTCCCGAAGGCCGTGGTCCTCTACGACGCCGCGCTGCTGCTGGAATCGGGGGCCGAGAACCTGGTGGACCGGGTACTGGTGGTGGACGCGGATCCGGAGACCCAGGTGCGCCGGGCCGTCGCGCGAGGCGACCGGGATGCCGGGCAGGTTCGCGCCATCATGGCGGCTCAATGGTCGCGCGAGCGGCGGCTGCGCCACGCGGACGACCGTATCGACAACGACGGAGACTGGGCGGAGACGTTGCGCCAGGTGGAAGAGCTCATGGAGCGTTATCGCCGTCTCGCGGGGGCGGACGGAGCCCCTTGA
- a CDS encoding prepilin peptidase has product MIPSSAMLLVAAGVLGLIVGSFLNVVAHRLPRDRSIVRPASSCPSCGHRIGALENIPLLSYLALRGRCRGCGATIPPGYPLTELTSAILTALTVWVVGASWTLVPALVFTWMLMVLTRIDLELQLLPDRLTLPLGGLGLLYAGGAAYLPMPPVAPTAAGAPASPLAALLGAALGYGLLFLAGWGYERATGREGMGGGDLKLLGALGAWVGPVAVLLALFLAALMGSLIGGLLILLRGGDRHLAIPFGPFLAAGGWALFLWKDTIIRWYFGLSGSLG; this is encoded by the coding sequence ATGATTCCGTCCAGCGCCATGCTCTTGGTCGCGGCCGGGGTGCTCGGCTTGATCGTGGGAAGCTTCCTGAACGTGGTCGCCCACCGGCTTCCCCGGGACCGTTCCATCGTTCGGCCCGCCTCCTCCTGCCCGTCCTGCGGTCACCGCATTGGGGCTCTGGAGAACATCCCCCTGCTCAGCTACCTGGCGCTGCGCGGGCGCTGCCGGGGCTGCGGGGCCACCATCCCCCCCGGTTACCCGCTCACCGAGCTGACCAGCGCCATCCTTACCGCACTGACCGTCTGGGTGGTGGGAGCCTCCTGGACCCTGGTCCCGGCCCTGGTATTCACCTGGATGCTGATGGTGCTCACCCGGATCGACCTGGAGCTGCAGCTGCTCCCGGACCGCCTCACCCTGCCGCTGGGCGGGCTCGGCCTCCTTTATGCCGGGGGCGCAGCCTACCTGCCGATGCCCCCGGTGGCCCCCACCGCCGCCGGTGCCCCGGCCAGCCCGCTGGCCGCGCTCCTGGGCGCGGCCCTGGGCTATGGACTCCTTTTCCTGGCCGGATGGGGATATGAACGGGCCACCGGCCGGGAGGGCATGGGGGGCGGAGACCTGAAATTGCTCGGCGCCCTCGGGGCTTGGGTGGGCCCGGTGGCGGTGCTGCTCGCCTTGTTCCTGGCCGCCCTCATGGGTAGCCTTATCGGTGGCCTGTTGATCCTCCTGCGTGGTGGAGACAGGCATCTGGCTATTCCCTTCGGGCCCTTCCTCGCCGCCGGCGGGTGGGCCCTGTTCCTTTGGAAGGATACGATCATCCGATGGTATTTCGGCTTATCGGGCTCATTGGGCTGA